The Microlunatus soli genome contains the following window.
ACGCCGTCCGGAGCGCACTGGTGACGACGATCCCGTCCAGCCCGATGCGGTCCTCGGCGGGCACGATCGAGTTGTGGAAGCGGACGGTCGGCAACGACGCTCGCCGCAGCCCCAGGCAGTCGAGCAGGAAGGTGTCGAAGTTGAACGGGTCGATCCCGTCCAGCCACTGGGCGCCGTGCACGTACCCGGCCGCCCATCCGCCCAATGCACCGGCTCCGATCAACGGGACGGCATCAAGAATGCGTTGTGCCGGAGTCAGCGGCGGGTCGATGGCCGGTGTGTAGAAGCCGCGAGCCACCCGCCGCCAGCGCGGACCACGAAGCGCACCTCGGCCGACACCGGCTGCGAGCAGTTCCTGGGTCGATCGGGGCCGATGAGCGGTCTGTGACTCCTGCCGAAAGCTCTGTCCCATCCGGCAAGGCTGGAGCACCCGACGGCGCGGTGGACGCCGTCATCCACAGGCCCCGCCGGTACTCGCGCGAATCCGACGAGCAGTGACGGGATCCGCGACGAGGTTACGCACGTTCTGAACCTGCGGGAACGTGCGCAACCTTGATATATCGCGCTGAGGGCTGGCCCGGTCAGCCTTCGAACTTGTAGCCGAGGCCACGGACGGTGACCAGGAAGCGGGGGGTGGCGGGGTCGGGTTCGATCTTGGTACGCAGCCGCTTGACGTGGACGTCGAGGGTCTTGGTGTCGCCGACGTAGTCGGCGCCCCAGATGCGGTCGATCAGCTGGCCCCTGGTCATCACCCGGCCGGCATTGCGGAGCAGCATCTCCAGCAGCTCGAACTCCTTCAGGGCGAGCTTGACGCGTTCGCCGTTGACGCTCACCTCGTGGCGTTCGACGTCCATCCGGACGCCGGCGGACTCGACGACGTCGGGTAGCAGCTCGACGTCCTGGCCGCGCCGCAGCACGGCACGGATCCGGGCCACCAGTTCGCGGTGGCTGAACGGCTTGGTGACGTAGTCGTCGGCGCCCAGCTCGAGCCCCACCACCTTGTCCACTTCGGAATCCCGGGCGGTGACCATGATCACCGGCACGCTGGCCTTGGCGCGCAACTGGCGGCAGACCTCCGTACCCGGCAGTCCCGGCATCATCAGGTCGAGCAGCACGATGTCGGCGCCGACCCGGTCGAATTCGGCAAGGCCTTCGGCTCCGTCGGCAGCCTCGACCACCTCGAAACCTTCCTTGCGCAGCATGTAGGACGTGGCTTCGCGATAGGACTCTTCGTCCTCAATCACCAGCACACGGGTCATCTGACGATCTCCTGAGGTTCGGTTGTACGGGTTCGCCCCGTACGGCTTCCGACCGGCTCCGCAACCCCGCGGTGCCGCTGACGATTCGAGACGACGGCCGCCGAGGATTCGGTGCCGTCGGGATGGTCCGCCGATGCCCCGGCGGGAAGTTCGCCGACCATGGTCGACTGACCGGCTCCGGACAGCAGGTCTGTCTGGGACGGAGCCGGAAGGCTGATGGTGAAGGTCGATCCCTGTCCGAGTTGGCTCCAGACCGAGACCTCGCCACCGTGGGCGGCGGCGATGTGTTTGACGATGGACAGTCCGAGCCCGGTGCCGCCGTTGGCCCGGCTGCGCGCGTAGTCCACCCGATAGAAGCGTTCGAAGATCCGGTCCAGGTCGGCCTGGCCGATCCCGATCCCGTTGTCGGAGACAGTGATCTCGATCTGT
Protein-coding sequences here:
- a CDS encoding response regulator transcription factor; translation: MTRVLVIEDEESYREATSYMLRKEGFEVVEAADGAEGLAEFDRVGADIVLLDLMMPGLPGTEVCRQLRAKASVPVIMVTARDSEVDKVVGLELGADDYVTKPFSHRELVARIRAVLRRGQDVELLPDVVESAGVRMDVERHEVSVNGERVKLALKEFELLEMLLRNAGRVMTRGQLIDRIWGADYVGDTKTLDVHVKRLRTKIEPDPATPRFLVTVRGLGYKFEG